In a single window of the Sorangium aterium genome:
- a CDS encoding LysR family transcriptional regulator, whose translation MGTMDLNHLSVFAAVAETASFTEAARRLGVPKSTVSRGVASLEASLGVRLLQRTTRSVALTTAGQALVDRLGSRLKALTEAIEGLPELEDEPSGTLRLTATADFATEVLAEILAAFCRRYPRITVEMHLSTQPVDLVKEGYDVAFRFFAKKPRDSTLVARKVGELHLQFYASPAYLAARGTPRTLDDLAGHDCVALIKTSPFGRDEVSRARARLRVRWLANDGFFAREVVRNGGGIGLLPTFLVQQDVLAGALVRVLPRWTAPTGGVFLVFPSGQHLPRKTVALRDHVVEALRMQLKARAGRVGEG comes from the coding sequence ATGGGAACAATGGATCTGAACCACCTCTCCGTCTTCGCGGCGGTCGCCGAGACGGCGAGCTTCACGGAGGCGGCGCGCCGGCTCGGGGTGCCCAAGTCGACGGTCAGCCGGGGCGTCGCGTCGCTGGAGGCTTCGCTCGGCGTGCGTCTCTTGCAGCGGACGACGCGCAGCGTGGCGCTGACGACGGCCGGGCAGGCGCTGGTGGACCGCCTCGGCTCGCGGCTCAAGGCGCTGACGGAGGCGATCGAGGGGCTCCCGGAGCTCGAGGACGAGCCGTCGGGCACGCTGCGGCTCACGGCGACGGCGGACTTCGCAACCGAGGTGCTGGCGGAGATCCTCGCCGCCTTCTGCCGCCGCTACCCGCGCATCACGGTCGAGATGCACCTGTCGACGCAGCCGGTGGATCTGGTGAAAGAGGGGTACGACGTTGCGTTCCGGTTCTTCGCGAAGAAGCCGCGAGACTCGACGCTGGTCGCGCGCAAGGTGGGCGAGCTGCACCTGCAATTCTACGCCTCGCCCGCGTACCTGGCCGCGCGGGGGACGCCGAGGACGCTGGACGATCTCGCGGGGCACGATTGCGTGGCGCTCATCAAGACGAGCCCGTTCGGGCGAGACGAGGTGTCGCGCGCCCGCGCGCGGCTTCGTGTCCGGTGGCTCGCGAACGACGGGTTCTTCGCGCGCGAGGTGGTGCGCAACGGCGGTGGGATCGGCCTGCTCCCGACCTTCCTCGTTCAGCAGGACGTGCTCGCTGGAGCGCTCGTCCGCGTGCTGCCGCGCTGGACGGCGCCGACGGGCGGCGTCTTCCTCGTGTTCCCGAGCGGCCAGCACTTGCCGAGGAAGACCGTCGCGCTGCGTGATCACGTGGTCGAGGCGCTGCGGATGCAGCTCAAGGCGCGCGCGGGCCGCGTCGGCGAAGGCTAG